The following nucleotide sequence is from Synechococcus sp. KORDI-52.
CACCTTTGTAGGGGAAGAGCGGCAACCCTCGCAGCTGGGTAGTCCCCCCTGCCAGAGCTCAGAGAAGAGCCGAGGCGAGTGGGGTTCTCCCAAGCCCAGTCCACTTGGGCGATGCGGCCTGAAGCTGTCTGGGTTGCCTAAGTCTTTGGCAAGACCTTTTTGGCTTTCATCGGATCACATCAATCTTCCTTGCATGTGCCTGGCAGGCCTCAAGTGCATTGGCTCCGCGATCAGCATGGCTGTCCTTGAGTTCTGAGCCCAAGGATCAACTCAATCAACAACTGAAGGAGTGTATTTCGCACTCTATTGCAGACGGATCGTGTTCCTGCTGCATCGAATCCTCTTGTCGATCAGACGAAAGACGTTTCGATTGATAGGTTCACCTGTTGAGTTCATCTCGAACCATTCGACTTAATTGGCAGCCCCTTTGGAGTTCTCAAGTGTCCAGCCTTGTTCAAGAAGTCTGCTCACTTGGATGAACGACCATTTTGATTATCCAGCTGGGACCAGGCTCGATGTCCCCAGTGCGCATCGAACGCCGCTTGTTCAGGCAGATCCTGCTCATCAGCCTTGGGGCTTGAGTGCATGCCAAGCCTGACACCCACCAACACATGCACATGTGATCAAGCATTCGAGATTTCGCTTCATCATGCATGAAATCAGTAGGCGTAAATATGCTGATAGTCTGTAATTAGTGCGTAAATTGAATGCACATTCCCTATATCTAAGGGATCTGAATTATTGGATTTTTGAACTTCAGTCACCAGCAAAGGCTTGAGTCTGCAACTCCTTTGAGTGGTGGGCTGACATTATATTCTTCCCGAATTTGGGCCAAAGGCATCGTCGCTAATTCAAGATGATCGATTGTGCTGAAGTCCTTGCTGCAATTCATGCCTCGATTAAAGGCGTCGGCCAGCATTTCTGGAGCTCCATCGAGAGTCATAACACCTCGTTTGCCTTCTAAGCCATCAAATGGATCACCATCAGCACCAAGTGGTTCATACTGAACATTATGACCTGGTTTGAAAATGCCAGCTTCGTGAATCAAAAAATTGGTCAAAGACGCCATCCAGTTGGCATCAGAATCATTCATCCCTAGCTTAAATGCACCTAAGCATATTTCTCCAATCCCCGTTGGTTCGTAGCCAGCGATGATGTGATTCATGTCATGACAGACATAATACCCAGGATTTATTGAATCTTTGGTTGGTATTTTCATGCCATTGCGTTTGTAAAACTCTGCAAATTTCCGACCTAGGGTTTCCTTGTGCATGGATGAACAAGATTCCAAGATCTTGAAAAATTGCTCATCATATTGTCGTGCGCCATGATTAAATGATTCTGGTCCATGCTTTTCTTGCAGAGATAAGAAGTAGCTTTCGTATCGCCTGATGTAATCAGTTGTGGTATCTACAGCTGAATGATCTATCATTTTCCGGCATACAGCAAGCACATCGCCTTCCAGTTCCAATTGCAGTGCAGCTTTATCCAATTTGCCAAGCTGTTGGGATGATCTTGGATGTCTGCATAGTTCGAGCATCACACCCAATTGAATGTATCTTCTTCGAAGGGATTCATCGCCAACACATTGAGAAAGTTTGTCTTGATCAATGGGTGTTAGATTTTCAAATGAGTCGGGCGTTAGTTTTAATATGCTTAAAGCTATGGCCTGAAGAACGCTTCTTTGTTCAATTGTGCCTCGGTCCCCACAGTCGATTAAATCCTTGAGCCCCGCGGCAAAGGCTAGGCAAGTCTGTCTGTCGAGCATTTGATTTTTGCAGTTGTCCCATTAAACACTATTTGTTTTGGTTTGCCTTGGTTTGTCTTGATTGCAGATTTTGGGTCTGGCCTTTGTCTTCAAGTTCATGTGGAATAGTTTGCTGTTGATGTGATTTAACTTGATTTCAAGGCAGTGCATCAATCCACTTCGGTAAGGTTTTGTTTGGAACATTTGCAGCTAAGACCAGTTTGGATGAAGCCCCTGGGAAGTTGTTATTTGTGGTTCGGTGAGCTAAAGCAGGTTGCCATTTGAATCGTAGTTGCTCATTCTTTGATGTTGATTCGCTGTATGGTGCGTCCAGACTTCTTTTACAGATAATTTGTTCAGCTGGTGAAGATCTACTGATCCGGTGAATGGCCCCTCATTTTGTCTATTGATTGACGGCATCATTTCCGTCTTCGGATTATTTCTGATGCTCAAATGGAGCTGAGAATTTTCGATTCGGATATGTCCCCGACCATCGCTGCTCCGCATAATTTTTATTATGTATTTCTTGTCTTGATATTTCGCTCAACATCAATGTTCTCCATATTCTTGCACTGTGAATTGATTAGTGGCCCAAGTGTTCTTGAATTCATTGATGGTTGGTGATTGATAGGCTGTGACGGTATGGTGGTTTTTTACTTTTCTTTGGCACGCTTACGCATGTTGGTTGCGATGTTGCTGCTGGCTTTCTTTGACGTACCTGGCGATTCGTGGCTCCAGGAATTTTATAGATTTGTACGCACTTCAGAGTGATCGCGCGCTGATGCTGTTGAAAGCGCTGCCTGTATTAAACAAATTAATGCTTGCATTCCTCAATATTTGGCACCAAAGAGTGTTCGGCCTGAGATTGATGTTCATTCCTTCGCCGCGTGTGCTTTTGTCGACGGCTACAGAATTCATGGACTGCTGCATGCCAGCTTCTTGATTCGCTTGTAGACCGGTGAAAAGACGTCCGTCGTGTTGGTCGTGGCTGCTGGGGAGCGAGCTTCCGGTTGGTTCCCACAGGGACCCACCAAGAGGGCGGGGGATGCAAGCAAAACTGTGCCGATCGTTTGCATCTGCGGTCCTTCCGCTGCTGGAAAAACAACCTTTGCTGCCGACCTAGCTGGACGGTTGCGGCTCAGCGGAAGGCTTCCGCTCTTGATCGCCTGCGACGACTATTACCGCAGTGGTTGGACCCCTGTCTCCCGCTATGGGTTTGACACGGTTGATGCCATTGATGCTGATCAGCTTCGGTTGCAGCTCAGCGCCCTTCGCTACAGGCAGCTGGATGCTCTGCGCAGCTACGACATGCGCACCCGCAAGGTTGGATCGACGTGCTTGAGCCAGCCTTATGACCTGATTCTGGTTGAGGGTTCCTACGGGCCGCAACTCCTGCTTGACGCTGTGCCGTTATCGCTTGTCGTTTACATCGATGCACCGCTTGTGCAGCGTCTGATCAGGCGTCTTTGGCGTGATGTACGTGACCGTCACCGTCCGGCGGGATATGTGATTCGCCAGATGCTGCGGGAAATGCTGCCTGGGGAACGTCGTTTCGTTGCTCCGTTGAAGTGCAAGGCCGACGTGATCGTTCGTGATGTTGATCCAGGGTTGGCGACGGTTCTTGAGCGAGTGGTGTGAGTCCCTGTTTCCTTGTCTTGTCCAAGCAAAAAGAAACCCCCGCCGAAGGCAGGGGTTTCGAACATTTCTCGGGAGTGTTGCCTTGTTTCCACCCCGTGAAGCGTTTTTCCTCACAAAATAAATATGCCGACTCGAAGCCTGCCGCGGTACAGGTGATGGACACCCTCCGGGTTGGCTGGGTCGTCGTCTCGAGCAGCCTGTTGATTCATGACTTGGCTCTGAGCTTCGGCTGTCTCTTGATGCCCTCGGCTAGCTGTTTGGAACGATGTGGGTCACGAGGTCGGCACAGACCCAGCGGATCACCCCCGAATCCACATCGGCCACTTGAAATAGGGTTGGAACCTTGGGGTCTCTGGCTCCACCGTCCACGTGAATCACATCGGCCATCCACCAGTCGTCGGAGTCGGTGCTGCCACAGATCACGGTCATTCCAGTCTTCACGGAAAGAAAGACGGGCTCCTGGGCGATGGGCTCTTGGCTCACGGTGGCGACTGAGCAATCCGCAGGCAGCATCTGTTTGTTGGTTCTTATGTACTACTGACGCTAGCTCCGCTTGCAAGGGGCGGCTGGCTTTGGCGCGAATGGTCTGATCCAGCTACCAACCCTTCAGGACCTTCAGAGTCATGGCCTCTTTCAACATCAGCATCGAGGGTGGTGCCAGCTTTTCGTGCCCTGATGACGTCTATATCCTCGATGCGGCCGATGAGGCCGGCGTGGATCTGCCCTATTCCTGCCGGGCAGGAGCGTGCTCAACCTGTGCTGGACGCTTGGTGAGTGGGTCGGTGGATCAGACCGATCAAAGCTTTCTTGACGATGAACAGATGGGTCAGGGTTTTGCCCTGCTTTGCGTGAGCTATCCCACCGCTGATTGCGTCATCCAGGCCAATGCTGAAGAGCATCTGTCCTGATCAGGGCTTGCGGGTGATCACCGGACGGCGTCGGTTCGGGTAGAGCTCTCGGCACATGGAACAGACGGTTCCGTCACAGCCCCGAGCCGTGCAGAACTCGCGACCCCAGAAGATGATCTGAAGGTGCAGCCGGTTCCAGTGTTCCTTCGGAAACAGGCGCTTGAGATCCTGTTCCGTACGGGCCACGTTGCTGCCGTCGCTCAAGCCCCAGCGTTGGGCCAGCCGGTGAATGTGCGTGTCAACAGGGAAGGCCGGAACACCGAAGGCCTGGGCCATCACCACACTGGCTGTCTTGTGCCCCACTCCGGGTAGGGCCTCAAGCTCTTCAAAGCTCTGGGGCACGTCGCCGTTGTGAGCCGCTACCAGAATCTGGGCGAGGCGGCGGACATTTTTGGCCTTGGTTTTGGCCAGACCGAGTTGCCTGATGTAACCAAGGATCTCCTCCTCGTCCAGTGCCGCCATGGCTGCAGGAGTTGGCCCAGCCCTAAACAACGCCGGAGTGACCTCGTTCACTTTCTTGTCGGTGCACTGAGCACTCAGCAGCACAGCGATCAGGAGGGTGAATGGGTCGCTGTGATCTAGGGGAACCGGCGTTTCCGGGTATTGCTCGTGGAGGCGCCGCAGGATCACCTCCACCCGCTCTGATCTGCGCAAGGGTTCATGGTGGGTTGTGTGATCTTGGCGCCTGGGGGATTGCATCGCTTCGTTGCAACGCTTTTCAGCCGCCACCGCCGTTGTTTTAGGAACAGAGGGTTGGATCCTTGGGTTAGAGAGGTCAGTCGACGTTGCAGCACTTCGGTTGGAGACGCCCCGCGGCAGCCATGCTGGTTCTGGTGAGTGTTTTGCTGTCGTCGTGCCGCAGCCGCGACCAGGAGAGAGCCACCGATTCCCGGCCCCAGGTGCTTACAACCTTCACAGTTCTGGCCGACCTGGCCCGGAATGTGGCTGGTGATCGATTGCGGGTGGCTTCGATCGTCAAGCCCGGCGCTGAGATCCATGGTTACCAACCCACGCCGAGTGATATCCAACGCGCCAGCCAGGCCGATCTGATTGTTGAGAACGGCCTGGGCCTGGAGTTGTGGGCCCAGCGCTTCACGGCCGCAGCTGGAGATGTTCCCACAATCACCCTCTCGGAGGGGATGGAGCCTCTGCTGATCACCGAGGACGCTTATTCCGGCAAACCCAATCCCCATGCCTGGATGTCCCCCAGACGCACCATGGCTTATGTGGACCATCTGGAGCGGGCCTTCAGCCAACTTGATCCAGCCGGTGCAGAGGTGTATGCGGCCAATGCCTCCGCCTACAAAGCCCAGCTCAAGGCCCTTGATGACGAGCTGCGCACGGCGATCGCCGCGCTGCCTGCACAACAACGGTTGCTGGTGAGTTGCGAAGGGGCTTTCACCTATCTGGCCACTGACTATGGGCTTGAGGAGGCCTATCTCTGGCCGGTGAATGCCGAAAGTGAGATCACTCCCAAACGCATGGCACGGTTGATCAACACCGTTCGCGAGCGACAGGTGCCGACAATTTTTTGTGAGAGCACCGTGAGCGATAAAGCCCAACGGGAGGTGGCGGCGGCCTCAGGCGCTCGATTCGGGGGGACGTTCTACGTGGATTCCTTGTCCTCCCCGGACGGGCCCGCCCCCACCCTGTTGGACCTGCAGCGGCACAATGTGGATCTGATCCGTAAGGGCCTGAACCTGTCGGAGAGCAACCGCTGATGCGTATTGAGGCTGACCAGCTGTGTGTGGACTACAACGGCACCGTTGCCCTGTACGACGCCAGCCTGCATCTCCCTGCGGGTTGCATCTGCGGTCTGGTGGGCATGAATGGTGCCGGGAAATCAACCTTTTTCAAAGCACTCACTGGTTTTGTCCGCCCTTCGCGGGGCAGGATCCGGATCAACGGCAGCAGCGTGGCCGAGGCGCAGCGTCATCAGGCGGTGGCCTACGTGCCTCAGACTGAAGGGGTGGACGCCCAGTTCCCCGTTTCGGTATGGGACGTGGTGATGATGGGCCGTTATGGCTCGATGAATCTGCTGAGGATTCCCCGCAGTTCGGATCGCGTGGCCGTGCGGGATGCGCTGACGCGTGTTGACCTGCTCGAGCTGGCCGATCGTCCCCTTGGCACCTTGTCCGGGGGGCAACGCAAGCGCACGTTCCTGGCGCGAGCCATCGCCCAGCGTGCCGATGTGCTGCTGCTGGACGAACCCTTCAATGGGGTGGATGTGCGAACCGAGCAGCTGATGGCCCAGCTGTTCCTTCAGTTCCGGGACGAGGGCCGCACGATTCTGATCTCCACCCACGACCTAGGCCACGTCCGTGATTTTTGCGATCTGGTGGTTCTGATCAACAAGACCGTGCTCGCCTATGGGGAAACCTCGGAAGTGTTCACCCCCGAGAATCTCGCCATGACCTTCGGCGGCGTGCCACCCGATCTGCTGACGGGCAACAGCTCCCCGGAAGACGCCATCTAACAAGAGACTTCTTGGTTCAGTCGCTGACGTCGACCGCTTCTGAGAATTCCACCGGCAGCTTCAAGCCCGTGGATTTCTGAAATTGCTTGAGCAGGGTGGCGATCGTCAGGGTTGTTCCTCCTGGTTGCTCACCCACCAGGCTGACCTCCTCCACCTCCACAGGCTGCACCGTATCGCTGAGCATCGTCAGCAACGGCTCCAGTTTCTGCAGCAGAAACAGGCGCTTGGCGTCATCCCCGGAGCGTTTCAGTGA
It contains:
- a CDS encoding DUF3104 domain-containing protein; the protein is MLPADCSVATVSQEPIAQEPVFLSVKTGMTVICGSTDSDDWWMADVIHVDGGARDPKVPTLFQVADVDSGVIRWVCADLVTHIVPNS
- a CDS encoding metal ABC transporter substrate-binding protein, translated to MLVLVSVLLSSCRSRDQERATDSRPQVLTTFTVLADLARNVAGDRLRVASIVKPGAEIHGYQPTPSDIQRASQADLIVENGLGLELWAQRFTAAAGDVPTITLSEGMEPLLITEDAYSGKPNPHAWMSPRRTMAYVDHLERAFSQLDPAGAEVYAANASAYKAQLKALDDELRTAIAALPAQQRLLVSCEGAFTYLATDYGLEEAYLWPVNAESEITPKRMARLINTVRERQVPTIFCESTVSDKAQREVAAASGARFGGTFYVDSLSSPDGPAPTLLDLQRHNVDLIRKGLNLSESNR
- a CDS encoding 2Fe-2S iron-sulfur cluster-binding protein, with the protein product MASFNISIEGGASFSCPDDVYILDAADEAGVDLPYSCRAGACSTCAGRLVSGSVDQTDQSFLDDEQMGQGFALLCVSYPTADCVIQANAEEHLS
- the nth gene encoding endonuclease III encodes the protein MRRSERVEVILRRLHEQYPETPVPLDHSDPFTLLIAVLLSAQCTDKKVNEVTPALFRAGPTPAAMAALDEEEILGYIRQLGLAKTKAKNVRRLAQILVAAHNGDVPQSFEELEALPGVGHKTASVVMAQAFGVPAFPVDTHIHRLAQRWGLSDGSNVARTEQDLKRLFPKEHWNRLHLQIIFWGREFCTARGCDGTVCSMCRELYPNRRRPVITRKP
- a CDS encoding uridine kinase, producing MAAGERASGWFPQGPTKRAGDASKTVPIVCICGPSAAGKTTFAADLAGRLRLSGRLPLLIACDDYYRSGWTPVSRYGFDTVDAIDADQLRLQLSALRYRQLDALRSYDMRTRKVGSTCLSQPYDLILVEGSYGPQLLLDAVPLSLVVYIDAPLVQRLIRRLWRDVRDRHRPAGYVIRQMLREMLPGERRFVAPLKCKADVIVRDVDPGLATVLERVV
- a CDS encoding metal ABC transporter ATP-binding protein; this translates as MRIEADQLCVDYNGTVALYDASLHLPAGCICGLVGMNGAGKSTFFKALTGFVRPSRGRIRINGSSVAEAQRHQAVAYVPQTEGVDAQFPVSVWDVVMMGRYGSMNLLRIPRSSDRVAVRDALTRVDLLELADRPLGTLSGGQRKRTFLARAIAQRADVLLLDEPFNGVDVRTEQLMAQLFLQFRDEGRTILISTHDLGHVRDFCDLVVLINKTVLAYGETSEVFTPENLAMTFGGVPPDLLTGNSSPEDAI